From the genome of Phalacrocorax aristotelis chromosome 15, bGulAri2.1, whole genome shotgun sequence, one region includes:
- the KMT5A gene encoding LOW QUALITY PROTEIN: N-lysine methyltransferase KMT5A (The sequence of the model RefSeq protein was modified relative to this genomic sequence to represent the inferred CDS: deleted 2 bases in 2 codons): protein MPTHPHTGRRWGIRPAVVPPPRCPPGGDPLPAGRPTHVAGPAAEGRSFPGRQSERRLPFARTNQCSGNSHLNTVRGTCGNLRVKGRGRGAALHANRGCGSGYRHTVEPMGLRKGARRLPAERLVSGRELFGDGRGNPAAGGSRAPGRAAAAAMAKGKNMPKARVGGAEEASPENAERKGPGRPRAGGENAFIGQSKICSYLNPNKTPGARPPLQEENSVMYHEVKCQGKTLKETYRKGDEKKNGGNITEGAMKLEDQKDKESGCNTSVPSSDQNQETVETQKTPLPSGCADEANAKPAQKKMVKAKRGPRRKTQGRTPNRKVTDYYPVRRSSRKSKSELETEERRKIDELITSGKEEGMKIDYIDGKGRGVIATKHFNRGEFVVEYHGDLIEITDAKKREAVYAQDPSTGCYMYYFQYLSKTYCVDATKETNRLGRLINHSKCGNCQTKLHDIDGVPHLILIASRDIKAGEELLYDYGDRSKASIEAHPWLKH, encoded by the exons ATGCCGACCCACCCCCACACCGGACGGCGGTGGGGAATACGTCCCGCCGtcgtccccccgccccggtgccCGCCCGGAGGGGACCCGCTCCCGGCGGGGCGCCCTACCCACGTGGCG GGCCCGGCCGCGGAAGGGCGTTCCTTCCCGGGCCGCCAATCAGAACGCCGGTTGCCCTTCGCACGGACCAATCAGTGCTCAGGGAACTCTCATTTAAACACTGTTCGCGGGACCTGCGGCAATCTCCGTGTGAAGGGGAGAGGGCGGGGTGCGGCTCTGCACGCCAATCGG GGGTGTGGAAGCGGTTATCGGCACACGGTTGAACCAATGGGGTTGCGGAAGGGAGCGCGGCGTCTCCCTGCGGAGCGGTTGGTTTCGGGGAGGGAGCTCTTCGGGGACGGTCGGGGCAACCCGGCAGCGGGGGGCTCCAGGgcgccgggccgcgccgccgccgccgccatggctAAAG GGAAGAACATGCCCAAGGCCAGGGTGGGCGGCGCGGAGGAGGCGAGCCCCGAGAACGCCGAGAGGAAgggccccggccgcccccgggccGGCGGG GAGAATGCGTTTATTGGTCAATCCAAAATCTGCAGCTACCTGAATCCTAACAAAACTCCTGGTGCTCGCCCTCCGCTTCAAGAGGAAAACTCTGTCATGTATCACGAGGTGAAATGTCAGGGCAAAACACTAAAGGAAACCTACAGGAAAGGAGATG aaaaaaagaatggtgGCAATATAACTGAAGGTGCTATGAAACTAGAAGACCAGAAAGATAAAGAAAGTGGGTGCAATACTTCGGTGCCCTCCTCTGATCAAAACCAAGAAACTGTAGAAACCCAAAAGACGCCTCTGCCTTCAGGTTGTGCTGATGAGGCCAATGCAAAGCCAGCTCAGAAAAAGATGGTTAAAGCAAAACGTGGACCAAGGAGAAA AACACAAGGAAGAACACCAAATCGTAAGGTGACAGATTATTACCCAGTTAGAAGAAGTTCCAGGAAGAGCAAATCTGAATTGGAG actgaggagaggaggaaaatagaTGAGCTAATTACAagtgggaaggaagaaggaatgaAG ATTGATTACATCGATGGCAAAGGGAGAGGAGTAATCGCTACTAAACACTTCAATCGAGGAGAATTCGTAGTTGAATATCATGGGGATCTCATAGAGATCACTGATGCTAAAAAGCGAGAAGCTGTGTATGCTCAAGATCCATCCACAGGCTGCTATATGTACTATTTTCAGTACCTCAGCAAAACGTACTG TGTTGATGctacaaaagaaacaaaccgTCTGGGAAGACTGATTAATCACAGCAAATGTGGCAATTGTCAAACAAAGCTTCATGACATCGATGGTGTGCCTCATCTCATACTGATAGCTTCCAGAGACATTAAAGCAGGTGAAGAACTGTTGTACGACTATGGAGACAGAAGCAAAGCATCCATTGAAGCTCATCCGTGGCTGAAACACTAA
- the RILPL2 gene encoding RILP-like protein 2, which yields MQQGREEEEEEDGGPERALEKSPFQLTTGDVYDISSVVGRDLLQLSAGPRVPAALARLQFRIVRVLEMLEALVSESSLAEEQLRMERDSLRRELEALRREGSRGSAQQLSLGPDKMVIDLTDPNRPRFTLQELRDVLQERNQLKAQLLVVQEELQCYKSGIISQRRDQTEGLEKEASGHSPGTSKDSEEKTIIKRLFSFKHGK from the exons ATGCAGCAGGGccgggaagaggaggaggaggaggatggcgGGCCGGAGCGGGCTCTGGAGAAGAGCCCCTTCCAGCTGACGACCGGGGATGTCTATGACATCTCCTCCGTGGTGGGCCGGgacctgctgcagctcagcgCCGGGCCGCGGGTGCCCGCCGCCCTGGCCCGGCTGCAGTTCAGGATCGTGAGGGTGCTGGAGATGCTGGAAGCGCTGGTGAGCGAGAGCAGCCTCGCCGAGGAGCAGCTGCGGATGGAGCGGGACAGCCTGCGGCGGGAGCTGGAGGCGCTGCGGAGAGAGGGGTCCCGGGGGAGCGCCCAGCAG CTCAGCCTTGGACCAGATAAAATGGTAATAGACCTCACAGATCCAAATCGGCCCCGGTTCACATTGCAGGAGCTGCGAGATGTATTGCAAGAGCGTAACCAGCTGAAAGCTCAGCTTCTCGTGGTGCAAGAGGAGCTACAGTGCTATAAGAG TGGGATCATCTCACAGAGAAGGGACCAAACTGAAGGACTGGAAAAAGAAGCCAGTGGCCATAGCCCTGGCACGAGCAAGGACAGCGAAGAGAAGACAATCATCAAACGGCT gttCTCTTTTAAACATGGAAAATGA
- the SNRNP35 gene encoding U11/U12 small nuclear ribonucleoprotein 35 kDa protein isoform X1, whose protein sequence is MSGGGLGRGCLAGVPAGVPAAAEPPQATMNDWAPIAKEYDPLKAGSIDGTDEEPHDRAIWRAMLARYVPNKGVTGDPHLTLFVARLNLQTTEEKLKEVFSRYGDIRKIRLVRDLVTGFSKGYAFIEYKEERALLKAHRDANRLVIDQHEIFVDFELERTLKGWIPRRLGGGFGGKKESGQLRFGGRDRPFRKPINLPNMKNEFYGEGSAEKRNWSREGTRDWRTRDRDHERSRDKRWPERDRSWAWGESERERDSKEERSRGRERKDKDRKDRDRDRSRERDTKKQRDDDKHR, encoded by the exons ATGAGCGGGGGTGGCCTCGGCCGTGGTTGTCTGGCGGGGGTCCCGGCGGGCGTCCCGGCGGCCGCGGAGCCGCCTCAGGCA aCGATGAATGACTGGGCCCCCATAGCAAAGGAGTATGACCCCCTCAAGGCTGGGAGCATTGACGGTACAGACGAGGAGCCCCATGACCGTGCCATATGGAGGGCCATGCTGGCACGCTATGTACCCAACAAGGGAGTTACAGGAGATCCTCACCTCACCCTGTTCGTAGCAAGGCTCAACCTTCAGACCACAGAAGAGAAGTTAAAGGAGGTCTTTTCCCGGTATGGAGACATCAGAAAGATCCGTCTGGTTCGAGACCTGGTCACAGGATTCTCCAAGGGTTACGCATTTATTGAGTACAAAGAGGAGCGTGCTCTCCTGAAGGCCCACAGAGATGCCAACAGGCTGGTTATCGATCAACACGAGATCTTTGTAGACTTTGAACTGGAAAGAACTCTCAAAGGATGGATTCCTCGGAGGCTTGGAGGTGGTTTTGGAGGCAAAAAAGAATCGGGGCAGCTACGGTTTGGAGGACGGGACAGACCTTTCCGAAAGCCCATCAATTTGCCAAACATGAAAAATGAGTTCTACGGAGAAGGatcagcagagaaaaggaaCTGGTCTCGTGAAGGAACAAGGGACTGGAGAACAAGGGACCGAGACCATGAAAGGAGCAGAGACAAGCGATGGCCAGAAAGGGACCGGTCATGGGCTTGGGGTgaaagtgagagagagagggacTCCAAAGAGGAGAGGAgtagagggagggagaggaaggacaAAGACAGGAAGGACAGGGATAGAGACCGGAGCAGGGAAAGAGATACCAAGAAACAAAGAGACG
- the SNRNP35 gene encoding U11/U12 small nuclear ribonucleoprotein 35 kDa protein isoform X2 codes for MNDWAPIAKEYDPLKAGSIDGTDEEPHDRAIWRAMLARYVPNKGVTGDPHLTLFVARLNLQTTEEKLKEVFSRYGDIRKIRLVRDLVTGFSKGYAFIEYKEERALLKAHRDANRLVIDQHEIFVDFELERTLKGWIPRRLGGGFGGKKESGQLRFGGRDRPFRKPINLPNMKNEFYGEGSAEKRNWSREGTRDWRTRDRDHERSRDKRWPERDRSWAWGESERERDSKEERSRGRERKDKDRKDRDRDRSRERDTKKQRDDDKHR; via the coding sequence ATGAATGACTGGGCCCCCATAGCAAAGGAGTATGACCCCCTCAAGGCTGGGAGCATTGACGGTACAGACGAGGAGCCCCATGACCGTGCCATATGGAGGGCCATGCTGGCACGCTATGTACCCAACAAGGGAGTTACAGGAGATCCTCACCTCACCCTGTTCGTAGCAAGGCTCAACCTTCAGACCACAGAAGAGAAGTTAAAGGAGGTCTTTTCCCGGTATGGAGACATCAGAAAGATCCGTCTGGTTCGAGACCTGGTCACAGGATTCTCCAAGGGTTACGCATTTATTGAGTACAAAGAGGAGCGTGCTCTCCTGAAGGCCCACAGAGATGCCAACAGGCTGGTTATCGATCAACACGAGATCTTTGTAGACTTTGAACTGGAAAGAACTCTCAAAGGATGGATTCCTCGGAGGCTTGGAGGTGGTTTTGGAGGCAAAAAAGAATCGGGGCAGCTACGGTTTGGAGGACGGGACAGACCTTTCCGAAAGCCCATCAATTTGCCAAACATGAAAAATGAGTTCTACGGAGAAGGatcagcagagaaaaggaaCTGGTCTCGTGAAGGAACAAGGGACTGGAGAACAAGGGACCGAGACCATGAAAGGAGCAGAGACAAGCGATGGCCAGAAAGGGACCGGTCATGGGCTTGGGGTgaaagtgagagagagagggacTCCAAAGAGGAGAGGAgtagagggagggagaggaaggacaAAGACAGGAAGGACAGGGATAGAGACCGGAGCAGGGAAAGAGATACCAAGAAACAAAGAGACG